From one Bacteroides fragilis NCTC 9343 genomic stretch:
- a CDS encoding SusC/RagA family TonB-linked outer membrane protein: MKKISILFMLLLGITTLYAQQLNITGTVIDKKLNEPIIGATVQVKGTNNGSITDMEGKFSLKNVSKGGILTVSYIGYTTQSIPLNGTQTSFRIELSEDSKTLDEVVVVGFGTQKKVNLTGAVTSVDTKALASRPVSQVGQALQGVVPGLNLSTPDLGGQLGQTMNVNIRGTGTIGKGSSASPLILIDGMEGNMNNLNPEDIENISVLKDAASSSIYGSRAAFGVILITTKKGKAGKMQVNYNNSFRYSGPTNLPNQLDSYRFANYFNDAAINQGGSVIFDEETIDRIQKYMAGEITTTTIANGTNWHFHEKANDNVNWWKKHFQWAWSNEHNISLNGGTEKLQYYVSGSYLNQDGNLRYGNDNYKRYNATAKVNTQINKYVDFNINTKFVRFDLDNPVYLEEGGLLYHDIARMWPMMPFKDPNGYYMRNGKLNQLTDGGRAKTHNDNIYLQGQLVIHPLKGWNIYAEAGMRVINQNKQTNLNPIYEHDVNGNPLALAFSGSYSPGSSFARSAYHNSNFYTTSVYTDYTLQIKDHYFKALVGMNTEEYVYRELAAQRPDVISSLIPEISAATGEDKINSSKYNDWSTAGFFGRLNYSYKDRYMAEVNVRYDGSSRFLKDQRWNVFPSFSLGWNLARESFFEPINNIINTLKPRVSWGMLGNQNTDSYYPFYLTQSVTANGGNWLMDGSRPTTAGVPGMVSSTLTWEKIYNTNLGIDLGMFNNRLNMTFEYFIRRTKDMVGPAAEVGAILGTALPNTNNAELKNKGWELQANWRDNIGKVNYNIGFNLSDNRAKVISYPNASKALWDSNGNTLYYNGMTIGEIWGYETEGIAKTDAQMTEWLASNDQSKIGSVWGAGDIMYRDLNGDGIVDKGNSTATDHGDLKKIGNSTPRLRFGLSLGADWKGFDIQMFFQGVMKRDLWLSGPMFWGADGGEWQSVGFDEHLDYFRPENTTSIFGANLNSYYPKAYLGDKGNKNKQTQTRYLQNGAYMRMKNLQIGYTFPKAWMNKAKIEKLRIYVSGENLFTISGIADMFDPEATAGNGFSNGKTYPLSKTISFGLNITL, translated from the coding sequence ATGAAAAAAATTTCAATCTTATTCATGTTGTTGCTTGGCATTACTACATTATATGCACAGCAATTGAACATTACGGGTACTGTGATTGACAAAAAGCTCAACGAGCCAATCATCGGTGCCACAGTCCAAGTAAAAGGGACGAACAATGGATCCATCACGGACATGGAAGGTAAGTTTTCATTGAAAAACGTTAGCAAAGGAGGTATACTGACTGTTTCCTACATAGGTTACACCACTCAGTCAATTCCTCTCAATGGTACACAAACATCCTTCAGGATTGAGTTAAGTGAAGATTCAAAAACTCTTGATGAAGTAGTGGTAGTAGGCTTCGGTACTCAGAAAAAAGTAAATCTGACCGGAGCGGTTACAAGTGTAGATACCAAAGCACTAGCATCACGTCCGGTATCACAAGTCGGTCAAGCCCTGCAAGGTGTAGTTCCAGGCTTAAATCTATCGACTCCTGATTTAGGGGGACAGTTGGGACAAACAATGAACGTAAACATCCGCGGAACAGGAACCATTGGTAAAGGATCAAGTGCCTCACCACTTATACTGATTGATGGAATGGAAGGCAATATGAATAATCTGAATCCAGAAGATATTGAAAATATCTCTGTCTTGAAAGATGCTGCTTCTTCTTCCATCTATGGTTCACGTGCTGCATTCGGTGTTATCTTAATCACTACAAAGAAAGGAAAAGCGGGCAAAATGCAAGTGAACTATAACAATAGTTTCCGCTATTCCGGACCAACCAACCTTCCTAATCAACTTGATTCCTATCGTTTTGCCAATTATTTCAATGATGCAGCCATTAATCAAGGAGGAAGTGTGATCTTTGATGAAGAGACCATTGACCGTATCCAAAAGTATATGGCAGGCGAGATTACAACCACCACCATAGCTAACGGTACCAACTGGCATTTCCACGAAAAAGCAAATGATAACGTAAACTGGTGGAAAAAACATTTTCAATGGGCCTGGTCAAACGAACATAATATCAGTTTAAATGGAGGAACAGAGAAGTTACAATACTATGTTTCAGGGAGCTACTTAAACCAAGATGGTAATCTTCGTTATGGAAATGATAATTATAAACGTTACAACGCAACAGCAAAAGTCAATACCCAAATCAACAAATATGTAGATTTCAACATTAATACCAAATTTGTTCGTTTTGATCTTGACAATCCAGTATATCTTGAGGAAGGTGGACTTCTTTATCATGACATTGCACGTATGTGGCCTATGATGCCTTTTAAAGATCCGAACGGTTATTATATGAGAAATGGAAAACTCAATCAATTGACTGACGGTGGACGTGCCAAAACACATAATGACAATATTTATCTTCAGGGACAATTAGTTATTCATCCGCTAAAAGGATGGAATATCTATGCAGAAGCAGGTATGAGAGTCATCAACCAAAATAAGCAAACCAACCTTAATCCAATCTATGAGCACGACGTAAACGGTAATCCATTAGCATTGGCTTTCAGCGGAAGTTACTCACCAGGATCTTCATTTGCACGTTCAGCATACCACAATAGTAACTTTTATACGACAAGTGTGTACACCGATTACACATTACAAATAAAAGATCATTATTTCAAAGCTTTAGTCGGAATGAATACCGAAGAATATGTATATCGCGAACTTGCCGCACAACGTCCTGACGTGATTAGTAGTCTCATTCCAGAAATTAGTGCAGCAACGGGAGAAGATAAAATCAATAGTTCAAAATACAATGATTGGTCTACAGCCGGGTTCTTCGGACGTCTCAACTACAGTTACAAAGACCGCTACATGGCTGAAGTAAATGTTCGTTACGACGGATCATCCCGCTTTTTAAAAGATCAACGTTGGAATGTATTTCCTTCTTTCTCTTTGGGATGGAACTTAGCACGTGAATCATTCTTTGAACCAATTAACAACATTATTAATACACTAAAACCCCGCGTATCATGGGGTATGCTCGGTAACCAGAACACAGACTCTTACTATCCGTTCTATTTAACACAAAGTGTAACAGCCAATGGTGGCAATTGGCTAATGGACGGCAGTAGACCAACAACAGCCGGAGTTCCTGGAATGGTCAGCAGTACACTCACATGGGAAAAAATCTATAATACCAATTTAGGCATCGACCTTGGTATGTTCAACAATCGTCTGAACATGACTTTTGAATACTTCATACGTAGAACGAAAGACATGGTAGGCCCTGCAGCCGAAGTCGGTGCAATATTAGGAACTGCTCTGCCAAATACCAATAATGCTGAGTTGAAAAATAAAGGATGGGAACTACAGGCCAATTGGAGAGATAATATTGGAAAAGTTAACTATAATATAGGATTTAACCTTTCTGACAACCGCGCCAAAGTAATTTCATATCCAAACGCTTCTAAAGCCCTATGGGATTCTAATGGAAATACTCTTTATTACAACGGAATGACTATCGGGGAAATTTGGGGGTATGAAACTGAAGGTATTGCCAAAACAGACGCACAGATGACCGAATGGCTGGCTAGCAATGATCAGAGTAAAATAGGTTCAGTTTGGGGTGCAGGTGATATCATGTATCGAGACCTTAATGGTGATGGTATAGTAGACAAAGGAAACAGTACTGCCACAGACCATGGTGATTTAAAGAAAATCGGAAATAGCACTCCACGCCTTCGTTTCGGTTTAAGCTTAGGAGCTGACTGGAAGGGTTTCGATATTCAAATGTTTTTCCAAGGAGTCATGAAACGTGATTTATGGTTGAGCGGACCAATGTTCTGGGGAGCAGATGGAGGAGAATGGCAATCAGTAGGTTTTGACGAACATCTTGATTATTTCCGTCCTGAAAATACAACTTCTATATTCGGAGCAAATTTGAACTCCTACTATCCCAAAGCCTACTTAGGAGACAAAGGAAACAAAAACAAGCAAACTCAAACGCGTTATCTGCAAAATGGTGCTTACATGCGTATGAAAAATCTGCAAATAGGATATACATTCCCCAAAGCTTGGATGAATAAAGCAAAAATTGAAAAGCTCCGCATTTATGTCAGTGGAGAGAATTTATTCACAATCAGTGGTATTGCCGATATGTTCGATCCAGAAGCAACAGCCGGTAACGGATTTAGCAACGGAAAGACTTATCCGCTGTCAAAGACTATTTCATTTGGATTAAATATTACTCTTTAA